In Nostoc piscinale CENA21, the genomic stretch ACTTATATCGTTTTTTAGTATTTAAAATCTCCCAAAGGTAGTAATTAATTGCTATTTTTAAAATTTTCTAAATCAAAATAATTTTATTATGTTTTTCATGATAAGGAGACTTAAAAATCTTAGTCTTATCTCTCTACAGTCAGATGTAATTATTACATTTTAAGTCAATATAATGTGACTTAAGCCAGATGTAAAATTTATTTTTCATTATTAATATTGGTAATTGTTAGTTAAATAATAGTCAACTAAAACAAGAATTTAACTTGCTTAATTAATTTATGAAAAGCAAATGAAACTTGTGAATAGTTGAAAGGAGGCACTAATGAAAAATTTAACGGCGTTATTAAAAAACTTCAAACTACGCCAAGTTATCACAGTATTTTTGGCAGTTATGATTTTGATAGTCAGCACTGCTTGTAGTAGTGGAGATGTGACAGGGGCAAATCCCCAAAATCCTGCTGTACAAGCTGGTGGTGCAAACAATCCCTATAAGAATGGTGGAGATAAATATACTAGAAATTTAAGCAATAACGCTTATTTACCTTCTAGTTCATTAATTGCTACAAATCCAGAGTCAGAAATCCTTTATCCTGGTGCAGAAACTCCTCAAGGCAGAGTCGAGAAAGAAAAAGAATTACCAGTAATTACAAAAGAAAACTTTCAAAAACCTGAGCCTGGAAATTTAATTCAAAATGAACCAGATTTAGGAAGTCGAGTGCAAGATAGGCTGGAGACTGTAAAAGAACAATTCCAAGATGCCAGCAGCTTTGTCAAAGAAAAAGCTGATGAAGCAAGTGCTAGACCAGAGTTACAAAAAAATCCGGCAGTAGGCAGATAGAATTTTTGTTTTGTTCTAGTGTGGGATACTTCCATAAATTTTTAACTGACACCA encodes the following:
- a CDS encoding DUF6658 family protein: MKNLTALLKNFKLRQVITVFLAVMILIVSTACSSGDVTGANPQNPAVQAGGANNPYKNGGDKYTRNLSNNAYLPSSSLIATNPESEILYPGAETPQGRVEKEKELPVITKENFQKPEPGNLIQNEPDLGSRVQDRLETVKEQFQDASSFVKEKADEASARPELQKNPAVGR